The genomic region AGTCTTAGGTATATCTGATTGTGGCGATCGCGTAGATGTATTCATTTGAGTATTAGGAGGAAAAATGGCAACTCAACAATACAAACGTGCAGTTGGTGTATTTCGCAGTCGCCCAGAAGCTGAAAATGCATTGAATGCATTAAGAGATTCGGGTTTTGCGACGGATAGAATCTCTGTGTTGGCTAAAGACGCAGACCGCAATGAGGAAATTGCCGGAGTTGACGTACAAGACCGCAACCAAATGAAAGATCGCGGCGATAATGAAGCTCCAGAAGGTGCTGGTATTGGTGCTGTAGCTGGTACTGCTTTGGGTGGTGTTGGCGGCTTACTGGTAGGTTTGGAAGCTCTAATTATTCCAGGTGTGGGTCCATTTCTAGCGGCTGGTACTGTGGCGACTACCTTAGCTGGTGCTGGCATCGGTGCGGCAGCAGGTGCTATTGTTGGCGCACTAACTGGATTAGGAATTCCCGAAGAGGATGCTAAAGCTTACGACAAGCGAGTATCTCAAGGTGACTACTTAGTAATGATAGAAGGTACAGAGGCAGAGATCGATCGCGCTGGGTCGCTGTTAAGAGATCGAGGTGTCGAACAGTGGAACGTGTACGATATGGCTGGTGGCGATCGCACTGAGGTTAATACCTCTCCTGCACCGACGAATCGGCAAACAGCAACGTATAGAGATGAAAGTGTGAGCGATCGCCGAACCATAGATATCGACAAAGACAATCGCCCCGAAGTCGAAATTGTGGATAAGCGGGAAGAAATTCGCTAATTAGTGCTATAAAATTCAAGCATTTGCAGTGTGGTTTTTCAACCACGCTGTTTTTTCTACAAAAAGCTTTTGACACGAAATAGGTAAATTTCTAGAGATACAAAAAATGTGGCGATCGCCACTATGTTTATTAGTGTGGGTCATCGCAGTAGCTTAGTAAAATATCACCAGCAAGTTTTAGAGCTATATGGCAATTCAGGCTGGCAACTTTTTCCGGTTCAAAGCTATATTCAGCACGCTCAAACCGAGCAGACATCA from Chroococcidiopsis sp. SAG 2025 harbors:
- a CDS encoding general stress protein; amino-acid sequence: MATQQYKRAVGVFRSRPEAENALNALRDSGFATDRISVLAKDADRNEEIAGVDVQDRNQMKDRGDNEAPEGAGIGAVAGTALGGVGGLLVGLEALIIPGVGPFLAAGTVATTLAGAGIGAAAGAIVGALTGLGIPEEDAKAYDKRVSQGDYLVMIEGTEAEIDRAGSLLRDRGVEQWNVYDMAGGDRTEVNTSPAPTNRQTATYRDESVSDRRTIDIDKDNRPEVEIVDKREEIR